In Anas platyrhynchos isolate ZD024472 breed Pekin duck chromosome 22, IASCAAS_PekinDuck_T2T, whole genome shotgun sequence, the following proteins share a genomic window:
- the HES4 gene encoding LOW QUALITY PROTEIN: transcription factor HES-4 (The sequence of the model RefSeq protein was modified relative to this genomic sequence to represent the inferred CDS: deleted 3 bases in 2 codons) produces MPADTGPEKPTASPIAGAPATASHTPDKPRSASEHRKSSKPIMEKRRRARINESLGQLKTLILDALKKDSSRHSKLEKADILEMTVKHLRNLQRAQMTAALSADPTVLGKYRAGFNECMNEVTRFLSTCEGVNADVRTRLLGHLSACLGQIVAMNYPPPPPPPPPPAGQPAHLAQPLHVQLPPAAGAVPVPCKMNPAEALSPKVYGGFQLVPATDGQFAFLIPNPAFPPGSGPVIPLYANANVPVSTGGRIGECIRHPVGIPGAGLDIIWGQIVPVSQAGSPVAERSESVWRPW; encoded by the exons ATGCCCGCAGACACGGGCCCGGAGAAGCCCACCGCCTCGCCCATCGCCGGGGCTCCGGCCACCGCTAGCCACACGCCGGACAAGCCCCGGAGCGCCAGCGAGCACCGCAAG TCCTCCAAGCCCATCATGGAGAAGCGGCGCCGGGCGCGCATCAACGAGAGCCTGGGGCAGCTGAAGACGCTGATCCTGGACGCGCTGAAAAAAGAC AGCTCGCGGCACTCCAAGCTGGAGAAGGCGGACATCCTGGAGATGACGGTGAAGCACCTGCGGAACCTGCAGCGGGCGCAGATGACGG ccgCCCTCAGCGCCGACCCCACGGTGCTGGGCAAATACCGGGCTGGTTTCAACGAGTGCATGAACGAGGTGACCCGGTTCCTCTCCACCTGCGAGGGGGTCAACGCCGACGTCCGTACCCGCCTGCTCGGCCACCTCTCGGCTTGCTTGGGGCAGATCGTGGCCATGAATtaccccccaccaccacctcctcctccgccgcccgCCGGGCAGCCGGCGCATCTGGCACAGCCTCTGCACGTCCAGCTGCCACCCGCCGCCGGAGCCGTGCCCGTGCCCTGCAAGATGAACCCCGCCGAAGCCTTGTCCCCTAAGGTTTATGGGGGTTTCCAGCTCGTCCCGGCCACCGATGGTCAATTCGCCTTCCTCATCCCCAACCCAGCCTTCCCACCCGGCTCCGGACCCGTGATCCCGCTCTACGCCAACGCCAACGTCCCCGTGTCTACGGGAGGA AGGATCGGGGAATGCATCCGCCACCCCGTCGGCATCCCCGGTGCAGGGCTTGACATCATTTGGGGGCAG ATTGTGCCGGTGTCCCAGGCGGGGAGCCCCGTGGCAGAGCGCAGCGAATCCGTCTGGAGGCCTTGGTGA